Proteins from one Bacteroides mediterraneensis genomic window:
- a CDS encoding DUF4980 domain-containing protein has product MAQADAAWTVRHLVNEQSIISLEVTENYLLLPIQDDAPEGKIAVVKDNELEGTFMNVRLARERVDSYVPFALSAYKGQHVSIDIQGVPESALCWKELKTAETFDMTNKESFRPVYHHTPAYGWMNDPNGMFYKDGVYHLYFQYNPYGSVWGNMHWGHSTSTDLAHWKYEGCAIVPDAWGAIFSGSCVVDHENTAGFGKGAVIAFYTSAKSTPWGDVQAESMAYSLDNGKTFTKYEGNPIVTSTEKDFRDPKVFWYAPGKHWCMILAVGQHMEIYSSSNLKEWKKESEFGAMQGAHGGVWECPDMVEIPVEGTREKKWVLICNLNPGGPFGGSAAQYFIGSFDGKKFVNEFPTQTKWLDWGKDNYATVTWNNAPDGRCVALGWMSNWQYANNVPTRQYRSANTIARDLTLYREGGELYLKSTPSPEIKKARGEKVSVPAFKVAGQYEVASLLKDNEGAYEIEMVIQNAGASKIAFSLLNDKGEKVSMYYDVLRKQFVMDRSQSGKVDFSSDFPAVTVAPVTTEKEMTLRLFVDRCSIEAFGEEGKFVMTNLVFPSAPYHKMLFESDKDGYNVKALRVYKLK; this is encoded by the coding sequence ATGGCGCAGGCTGATGCTGCGTGGACAGTCCGTCATCTGGTGAACGAACAGAGTATCATATCTTTGGAGGTGACTGAGAATTATTTGCTCCTTCCGATTCAGGATGATGCCCCTGAAGGTAAGATTGCTGTGGTAAAGGATAACGAGTTGGAAGGTACTTTCATGAATGTCCGTCTGGCTCGTGAAAGAGTGGATTCATACGTACCCTTTGCTTTGTCGGCTTACAAAGGTCAACATGTCTCTATCGATATTCAGGGCGTTCCTGAGAGTGCACTCTGCTGGAAGGAATTGAAAACAGCTGAGACCTTTGATATGACAAACAAAGAGAGCTTCCGTCCGGTTTATCATCATACACCGGCATACGGCTGGATGAACGACCCGAACGGCATGTTCTATAAAGATGGAGTTTATCATTTGTATTTCCAGTACAATCCTTATGGTTCGGTATGGGGTAACATGCACTGGGGACATTCCACGAGTACCGACTTGGCGCATTGGAAATATGAAGGTTGTGCCATCGTGCCGGATGCATGGGGAGCTATTTTCAGTGGCTCGTGTGTGGTAGACCATGAGAATACGGCTGGTTTCGGAAAAGGAGCTGTGATTGCTTTCTATACTTCCGCCAAGTCTACTCCGTGGGGCGATGTCCAGGCTGAGAGTATGGCGTATAGTCTGGATAATGGAAAGACTTTTACCAAATATGAAGGTAACCCGATTGTGACTTCTACTGAGAAAGACTTCCGTGACCCGAAAGTGTTCTGGTACGCACCGGGCAAGCACTGGTGTATGATTCTGGCCGTAGGTCAGCACATGGAAATCTATTCTTCTTCTAACTTGAAGGAATGGAAGAAAGAGAGTGAGTTTGGTGCCATGCAAGGTGCGCATGGGGGCGTATGGGAATGTCCGGATATGGTAGAGATTCCGGTGGAAGGTACCCGTGAGAAAAAATGGGTGCTGATTTGCAACCTGAACCCGGGTGGTCCGTTCGGTGGTAGTGCCGCACAGTATTTTATCGGTTCATTTGATGGAAAGAAGTTTGTGAATGAATTCCCGACGCAGACAAAATGGTTGGATTGGGGTAAGGACAATTATGCCACTGTCACTTGGAACAATGCTCCTGACGGCCGTTGTGTGGCATTGGGATGGATGAGCAACTGGCAGTATGCCAACAATGTGCCAACCCGACAGTATCGTAGTGCCAATACCATTGCACGCGACTTGACGCTTTATCGTGAGGGCGGAGAATTGTATCTGAAAAGCACTCCTTCGCCGGAGATAAAGAAGGCCCGTGGAGAAAAGGTTTCAGTGCCTGCGTTTAAGGTGGCAGGACAATACGAAGTGGCAAGCCTCTTGAAGGACAATGAAGGAGCCTATGAAATTGAAATGGTGATTCAGAATGCCGGTGCATCAAAGATTGCCTTCAGCCTGTTGAACGACAAGGGTGAAAAGGTTTCCATGTACTACGATGTGTTGCGCAAGCAGTTTGTGATGGATCGCAGCCAGAGTGGAAAAGTAGACTTTAGCAGTGACTTTCCGGCAGTGACAGTGGCCCCGGTAACCACGGAAAAAGAGATGACATTGCGTCTGTTTGTAGACCGTTGCAGCATCGAGGCCTTTGGGGAAGAAGGAAAGTTTGTGATGACAAACCTGGTGTTCCCGTCTGCACCTTATCATAAGATGTTGTTTGAGTCGGATAAAGACGGTTATAATGTGAAGGCCTTGCGGGTATATAAACTGAAGTAA
- a CDS encoding TonB-dependent receptor: MKAEKKQFSNRMGAAVLLLALACVNGYAQENKSSNDGNSKEEGNRNVMLNAASANGPREIQIGLPSADVNVLENGIPVTYATNPHSVNSLWRADASLSHVGLLKISETAITTGNIGYAVNSFTQLGEKGFNGTLNYKSNHFGMQEISLNLNGEIAKDWFYSGSIYQDFDPGTFKIKSTPFQDRTQIYKFALTKRYNQNRGEFTAMYHYSNSHPVYMYATQSAPFIYVGDGSVKELGAFALGTTSYLPVDNEMIYRDMRTGELKKTNLYDAVQNKGSEVALMNNYNWDNGLSWKVIMKYDHATGSCVYQTPMELSQRANSSINYQYEGEDGRMQAYNGEYVQSRMSCLNRGFIDEFMFTTELSRKLSNGTWRLGLNEWYYDIDYASNTTMYDQSVPTDGSYPVRLYNPGYATSTSRSYDGNGYYYDFNKNASEYYKGHENKLAVYFTHDWDVTDKFNLYYGARLEYQALRGNNAAVKDADGNFVGRFADYHLGATAPNGTKIEPTPMEYDWFNYALSAAATYKLTKEFGFTGDFTYITQHPRIENFAPAVLPNTDKISVPLGRAGIYYNNEWLSLTSLFSYISKTNNNSTLNLQHSVNGVNEILAAPLNYDIKTLGWTTDVVARPFKGFDLHFLFTYQKPTYKKYETSVKFSDGYVGQINATGNIVAEIPQVIVEIDPSYMITKDLKIWTSFRYFSKTYANINDAYYFNGRWETFGGLNWQVNKKLSLGCSVVNFLNQTGAKGSIAGAELVTKDEAGKYANTVMAGSYIRPFTVEFSAQVKF, encoded by the coding sequence ATGAAGGCCGAAAAAAAACAGTTTTCTAATCGTATGGGAGCTGCAGTGTTGCTGCTCGCTTTGGCTTGTGTGAACGGATATGCACAAGAGAACAAATCCTCAAATGACGGTAATTCCAAGGAAGAAGGAAACCGTAATGTGATGTTGAATGCTGCGAGTGCGAATGGACCTCGTGAAATCCAGATTGGTCTTCCCTCTGCGGATGTGAACGTGCTGGAAAATGGGATTCCGGTAACCTATGCTACCAATCCTCACAGCGTGAATTCTTTGTGGCGTGCAGATGCCAGTTTGAGTCATGTCGGATTGCTGAAAATCTCAGAAACAGCCATTACGACAGGAAATATCGGTTATGCAGTCAACTCTTTTACCCAGCTGGGTGAAAAAGGTTTCAACGGAACCCTGAACTACAAGTCCAATCATTTTGGCATGCAGGAGATTTCATTGAACTTGAATGGAGAGATTGCAAAGGACTGGTTCTATAGTGGAAGTATTTACCAGGATTTCGACCCGGGAACCTTCAAAATCAAATCGACCCCGTTCCAGGATCGTACACAGATTTACAAGTTTGCCTTGACAAAGCGTTACAATCAGAACCGTGGTGAGTTTACGGCTATGTATCATTACAGCAACAGCCATCCGGTATATATGTATGCCACTCAGTCGGCTCCGTTCATTTATGTAGGCGATGGTAGCGTGAAGGAACTGGGCGCTTTTGCTTTGGGTACGACTTCCTACCTTCCGGTGGACAATGAGATGATATACCGTGACATGCGGACGGGTGAATTGAAGAAAACCAATTTGTATGATGCGGTGCAGAACAAGGGAAGTGAAGTGGCCTTGATGAATAACTATAACTGGGACAACGGCCTGTCGTGGAAGGTGATTATGAAATATGATCATGCGACCGGTTCTTGTGTGTACCAGACTCCGATGGAACTTTCACAGCGTGCGAACAGCAGCATCAATTATCAGTATGAGGGTGAAGACGGCCGCATGCAGGCTTACAATGGTGAATATGTGCAGAGCCGTATGTCTTGCTTGAACCGTGGATTCATTGACGAGTTTATGTTTACCACGGAACTTTCTCGTAAGTTGTCGAACGGTACATGGCGTTTGGGATTGAACGAATGGTATTACGACATTGATTATGCTTCTAATACCACCATGTACGACCAGTCGGTACCGACCGATGGAAGTTATCCGGTTCGTCTGTACAATCCGGGTTATGCGACTTCTACTTCCCGTTCGTATGATGGCAACGGATATTATTACGATTTTAACAAGAACGCATCGGAATATTACAAAGGTCATGAAAACAAACTGGCTGTGTATTTCACTCATGACTGGGATGTGACAGATAAGTTTAACCTTTACTATGGTGCGCGTCTGGAATATCAGGCACTTCGTGGAAACAATGCAGCCGTAAAAGATGCGGACGGTAATTTTGTAGGACGTTTTGCCGATTATCATTTAGGAGCTACAGCACCTAACGGAACAAAGATTGAACCTACTCCGATGGAATATGACTGGTTTAATTACGCTTTGAGTGCAGCTGCTACGTATAAGTTGACGAAAGAATTCGGATTTACCGGTGACTTCACTTATATTACCCAGCATCCGAGAATTGAAAACTTTGCTCCGGCTGTATTGCCGAACACCGATAAGATTTCAGTACCTCTGGGACGTGCGGGTATCTATTATAACAATGAATGGTTGAGCTTGACTTCTTTGTTCTCTTACATTTCAAAGACCAACAACAACTCTACATTGAACTTGCAGCACAGTGTGAATGGAGTGAATGAAATCCTGGCAGCACCGTTGAACTATGATATCAAGACACTGGGATGGACCACCGACGTGGTAGCTCGTCCGTTCAAGGGATTTGACTTGCACTTCCTCTTCACTTATCAGAAGCCGACTTACAAGAAGTATGAGACTTCTGTTAAATTCTCTGATGGTTATGTAGGTCAGATTAATGCCACAGGCAACATCGTAGCGGAAATTCCGCAGGTTATCGTGGAAATCGACCCGAGCTACATGATTACAAAGGATTTGAAAATCTGGACAAGTTTCCGTTACTTCAGCAAGACTTATGCCAACATCAACGATGCCTATTATTTCAATGGCCGTTGGGAAACTTTCGGAGGCTTGAACTGGCAGGTGAACAAGAAACTCTCATTGGGTTGTTCGGTTGTTAACTTCCTGAACCAGACCGGTGCCAAAGGTAGTATTGCCGGAGCAGAACTGGTAACGAAGGATGAGGCTGGAAAATATGCGAATACAGTAATGGCCGGTAGCTACATCCGCCCGTTCACGGTAGAGTTCTCTGCACAGGTAAAATTCTGA
- a CDS encoding DUF4980 domain-containing protein — MKKNFVNLALGAFFLTGMWSCQSQKTDLVFEHQGDTLTIVHIKNPSKYLLLPIQESSNEGKVKLDTGSPADTPMDVRLAVDSVEYYVPFELPAGVKEATVTIGKVAANAICWDHIQLSDTFNTANTDYYRPVYHHTPLYGWMNDANGLVYKDGEYHLYFQYNPYGSKWGNMHWGHSVSKDLVHWDHLKPAIARDTLGHIFSGSTVVDKNNSAGYGKDAIIAFYTSASDEHGQIQCMAYSNDNGRTYTKYEKNPILTPFDGLKDFRDPKVFWYEPAQKWYMIVSADKEMRFYSSSNLKDWEYQSGFGKGYGVQPNQFECPDFIQLPVDGDKNKMKWVMIVNINPGCMFGGSATEYFVGDFDGKEFKCDTKPEVTKWLDYGKDHYATVCFSNTGDRVIAVPWMSNWQYANATPIRQYRGANALPRELSLYTKDGQIYMAANAVKETEALRKDTRKVDNFTVKDEYKIDEIVPQTDGAYELEMDVTPGKAQVAGFELLNDKGEKVKIYLDMKAGKLVADRTESGIVDLTRYGEVTVHEKETDDHRKTMSINYKNDFALGTWAPLSLCEGKTYHLNIFVDKCSVEIFVDGGRIAMTNLVFPTKPYNTLRFYGEGADYKVENMNIYKLGL; from the coding sequence ATGAAAAAGAATTTTGTTAACCTCGCATTAGGTGCGTTTTTCTTGACTGGTATGTGGTCATGCCAATCACAAAAGACCGACCTTGTATTTGAGCATCAGGGAGACACTCTGACTATTGTACATATAAAGAATCCTTCAAAATATTTGTTGCTTCCTATTCAAGAATCTTCCAATGAAGGGAAGGTGAAATTGGATACAGGTAGCCCTGCAGATACACCGATGGACGTTCGTCTGGCGGTAGACAGCGTGGAATATTATGTGCCGTTCGAATTGCCTGCAGGTGTGAAAGAAGCTACGGTGACAATTGGAAAGGTGGCTGCAAATGCCATTTGCTGGGATCATATCCAGCTTTCAGACACTTTTAATACAGCAAATACAGATTATTACCGTCCAGTATATCATCATACTCCGCTTTACGGATGGATGAACGATGCCAACGGTCTGGTTTATAAAGATGGAGAGTATCATTTGTATTTCCAGTACAATCCTTATGGTTCCAAATGGGGAAATATGCATTGGGGACATTCTGTCAGCAAGGATTTGGTTCATTGGGATCACCTGAAACCGGCTATCGCACGCGACACACTGGGACATATTTTCTCAGGAAGTACGGTAGTTGATAAGAATAATAGCGCAGGCTACGGAAAAGATGCCATCATTGCTTTCTATACTTCTGCCAGTGACGAACACGGACAGATTCAGTGCATGGCTTACAGCAATGACAATGGACGTACTTATACAAAATACGAGAAGAACCCGATTCTGACTCCGTTTGACGGATTGAAAGACTTCCGTGATCCGAAGGTGTTCTGGTATGAACCGGCTCAGAAGTGGTACATGATTGTTTCTGCCGATAAGGAGATGCGTTTCTACTCTTCTTCCAATTTGAAGGACTGGGAGTATCAGAGCGGTTTTGGAAAAGGATATGGCGTACAGCCGAACCAGTTTGAATGCCCTGACTTTATCCAGTTGCCGGTGGATGGTGACAAGAACAAGATGAAGTGGGTGATGATTGTCAATATTAATCCGGGATGTATGTTCGGCGGAAGTGCTACAGAATATTTCGTCGGTGACTTTGACGGTAAGGAATTTAAATGTGACACCAAACCGGAAGTGACGAAATGGCTTGACTACGGAAAAGATCATTATGCAACTGTATGTTTCTCAAATACAGGTGACCGTGTGATTGCTGTGCCTTGGATGAGTAACTGGCAGTATGCCAATGCCACTCCTATCCGTCAGTACCGTGGTGCCAATGCATTGCCTCGTGAACTGTCACTTTATACAAAGGATGGACAGATTTATATGGCGGCCAATGCGGTGAAGGAAACTGAAGCATTACGTAAGGATACCCGCAAGGTAGACAACTTTACGGTTAAAGATGAATATAAGATTGACGAAATTGTGCCGCAGACGGATGGGGCTTACGAACTGGAAATGGACGTGACTCCGGGTAAGGCACAGGTGGCAGGCTTTGAGCTGCTGAATGACAAAGGTGAGAAGGTGAAAATTTACTTGGACATGAAAGCTGGTAAACTGGTGGCCGACCGTACGGAAAGCGGTATTGTGGATTTGACACGTTACGGAGAGGTAACCGTACATGAAAAAGAAACAGATGATCACCGCAAGACAATGTCAATCAACTACAAGAATGACTTTGCACTGGGTACTTGGGCTCCGCTTTCATTGTGTGAAGGAAAAACTTATCATCTGAATATTTTTGTAGATAAATGTTCTGTTGAAATCTTTGTAGACGGTGGACGTATTGCCATGACAAATCTGGTATTCCCTACCAAGCCATACAACACACTGCGTTTCTACGGTGAAGGGGCTGACTACAAGGTGGAGAATATGAACATATATAAATTGGGGTTGTAA
- a CDS encoding alpha-galactosidase, which produces MRNFFVTALGVLVGFQYAGAAEKKIIRISTDKTDLVLQVAENGRLYQTYLGEKLLHEADLANLDWRVHPASDASVSARGWEVYSGSGNEDFFEPAVGITHADGNASTWLYYVSSSSKNVEGGTQTDILLRDDKYPVDVTLHYVAYEKENIIKTWSEIKHQEKKPVQLFRYASTMLYFNCPSYYLTEFSGDWAKEVQMSTQKLEFGKKVVDTKLGSRAAMHAQPFFMVGLNAPASENQGEVLMGTLGWTGNFSFTFEVDNVGNLRVIPAINSYASNYELAKGEVFTTPEFIFTLSHNGTGEGSRNFQEWARNYQLKDGKGTRLSLLNNWENTGFDFNEDMLVDLIRETKELGVDMFLLDDGWFGNKYKRSGDTAGLGDWETTSDKLPGGINALVQAAQKEGVKFGLWIEPEMVNPQSELFEKHPDWAIHYPNRDTYYYRNQLVLDLSNPQVQDYVYGVVDKLLKENPGIAYFKWDCNSPITNIYSSYLKTRQGRLYIDHVRGVYNVMKRVKENYPDVPMMLCSGGGARCDYEALKYFTEFWCSDNTDPVERAYIQWGFSQFFPAKAMCAHVTSWNKNASIKFRTDMASMGKLGFDIGLKDLKAEELEYCQLAVANWKRLQPVILDGVQYRLVSPYESNHMAVNYVSEDGSKGVIFAYDIYPRFQEKLMKLKVKGLDPNKMYKVEEINLMPAKDSELKENGKVFSGDYLMKVGLDVFGFQPTQSHVIELTAE; this is translated from the coding sequence ATGAGAAACTTTTTTGTGACGGCTTTAGGTGTACTGGTGGGGTTTCAGTATGCGGGGGCTGCCGAGAAGAAAATTATCCGCATTTCTACGGATAAGACGGACTTGGTGCTTCAAGTAGCTGAAAACGGACGGCTTTACCAGACTTATCTGGGAGAGAAACTATTACACGAGGCTGATTTGGCGAATCTTGACTGGAGAGTACATCCTGCTTCGGATGCGAGTGTTTCTGCTCGTGGATGGGAGGTCTATTCCGGTTCGGGTAATGAGGATTTTTTTGAACCAGCAGTGGGCATTACTCATGCTGACGGGAATGCTTCCACTTGGCTATATTATGTGTCTTCTTCTTCAAAAAATGTGGAAGGGGGTACGCAGACCGATATCTTGTTGCGTGACGACAAATATCCGGTAGACGTGACATTGCATTATGTAGCTTATGAGAAGGAAAACATCATCAAAACCTGGAGTGAAATAAAACATCAGGAAAAGAAACCTGTCCAGTTGTTCCGTTATGCTTCAACCATGTTGTATTTCAATTGTCCTTCCTATTATCTGACCGAATTCAGTGGGGACTGGGCGAAAGAGGTACAGATGAGTACCCAGAAGCTGGAATTTGGAAAGAAAGTGGTCGATACCAAATTGGGAAGCCGTGCTGCCATGCATGCACAACCTTTTTTCATGGTCGGTCTGAATGCTCCTGCCTCAGAGAATCAGGGGGAAGTCCTGATGGGTACATTGGGATGGACTGGTAATTTCAGCTTTACATTTGAAGTGGATAACGTGGGAAACCTGCGTGTGATTCCAGCAATCAATTCTTATGCTTCAAATTATGAACTGGCGAAAGGAGAGGTGTTTACAACTCCAGAGTTCATCTTTACATTGAGTCATAACGGCACGGGTGAAGGAAGCCGTAATTTCCAGGAATGGGCGCGTAACTATCAGTTGAAAGATGGAAAAGGTACCCGTTTGAGTTTGTTGAATAACTGGGAAAATACGGGATTCGACTTTAATGAGGATATGCTGGTCGATTTGATTCGGGAAACGAAGGAACTCGGTGTGGATATGTTTCTGCTGGATGACGGATGGTTTGGAAACAAATACAAGCGTAGCGGGGATACTGCAGGACTGGGAGACTGGGAAACTACGTCTGACAAGCTTCCTGGTGGTATCAATGCCTTGGTGCAGGCTGCTCAGAAAGAAGGAGTGAAGTTCGGCCTTTGGATTGAACCGGAAATGGTCAATCCTCAAAGTGAATTGTTCGAAAAGCATCCCGATTGGGCAATCCATTATCCGAATCGTGACACTTATTATTACCGTAATCAGCTGGTGTTGGACTTGAGCAATCCACAAGTACAGGATTATGTATATGGTGTCGTAGACAAACTGTTGAAAGAGAATCCGGGTATTGCTTACTTTAAGTGGGATTGTAACAGTCCGATTACCAATATTTATTCTTCTTATTTGAAAACAAGACAGGGACGTCTTTATATAGATCATGTCAGAGGTGTCTACAATGTCATGAAACGGGTAAAGGAGAATTATCCGGATGTGCCGATGATGCTTTGTTCCGGTGGTGGTGCCCGCTGTGACTATGAAGCCTTGAAATATTTCACAGAGTTTTGGTGCAGTGATAATACTGATCCGGTAGAAAGAGCCTATATTCAGTGGGGATTCTCTCAGTTCTTCCCGGCCAAGGCTATGTGTGCACACGTTACCAGCTGGAACAAGAATGCTTCTATCAAGTTCCGTACGGATATGGCTTCTATGGGTAAATTGGGCTTTGATATTGGGTTGAAAGACTTGAAGGCTGAGGAACTGGAATATTGCCAGCTTGCCGTGGCCAACTGGAAACGTTTGCAGCCGGTGATATTGGATGGTGTGCAATATCGTTTGGTGTCTCCGTATGAATCCAACCACATGGCTGTGAATTACGTTAGTGAGGACGGTTCGAAAGGAGTGATATTTGCTTACGACATTTATCCTCGTTTTCAGGAGAAACTGATGAAACTGAAGGTAAAGGGACTGGATCCGAATAAGATGTATAAGGTGGAAGAAATCAATCTAATGCCGGCAAAAGATTCAGAACTGAAGGAGAATGGAAAAGTCTTCTCTGGTGACTATCTGATGAAGGTGGGACTGGATGTCTTTGGTTTCCAGCCGACTCAAAGTCATGTGATAGAGTTGACTGCTGAATAA
- a CDS encoding MFS transporter produces the protein MTNTQLKYAKLFPVMLCFFAMGFVDLVGIASNYVKEDLNLSDSEANIFPSLVFFWFLIFSVPTGMLMNRIGRKKTVLLSLGVTFLSLLLPMFGDSYGLMLCAFSLLGIGNALMQTSLNPLLSNIISGDRLASTLTFGQFVKAIASFLAPYLAMWGALQTIPTFGLGWRVLFPIYMVVAIFAILLLSATPITEEQPDKASGFTDCLKLLGKPFILLSFLGIMCHVGIDVGTNTTAPKILMERIGMTLTEAGFATSLYFIFRTLGCFSGAFILRVVSSKVFFLISVICMMLAMIGLFAFDSRMVIYICIALIGFGNSNVFSIIFSQALLAMPDKKNEVSGLMIMGLFGGTVFPLLMGIASDAVGQTGAVAVMAAGVIYLLFYTLKIKH, from the coding sequence ATGACAAATACTCAATTAAAATATGCAAAGCTCTTCCCGGTGATGCTTTGTTTCTTTGCCATGGGATTTGTAGATCTGGTGGGAATCGCATCCAATTATGTGAAGGAAGATTTGAACCTGAGTGATTCCGAAGCGAATATATTTCCTTCTTTGGTGTTTTTCTGGTTTCTGATATTTTCCGTACCTACGGGAATGTTGATGAACCGTATCGGACGTAAAAAGACTGTGTTACTCAGTTTGGGAGTCACTTTCTTGTCTTTGCTTCTTCCGATGTTTGGCGATAGTTACGGATTGATGCTTTGTGCCTTCTCCTTGTTGGGAATTGGAAATGCATTAATGCAGACTTCTCTGAATCCGTTGCTGAGTAATATTATCTCGGGCGACCGTTTGGCCAGTACGCTGACTTTTGGTCAGTTTGTGAAGGCCATAGCTTCTTTCTTGGCGCCTTATCTGGCCATGTGGGGAGCTTTGCAGACTATTCCGACTTTTGGCTTGGGATGGAGAGTGTTGTTCCCGATTTACATGGTGGTGGCTATCTTTGCCATTCTGTTGCTTTCGGCTACTCCGATTACCGAGGAACAGCCGGATAAAGCTTCCGGTTTTACAGATTGCCTGAAGCTGTTGGGCAAACCCTTTATCCTGTTGTCTTTCTTGGGCATTATGTGCCATGTAGGGATTGACGTAGGTACGAACACTACTGCTCCGAAGATTTTGATGGAGCGTATTGGCATGACCTTGACGGAGGCTGGATTTGCGACGAGCCTGTATTTTATCTTCCGTACGCTGGGATGTTTTTCCGGTGCTTTTATCCTGCGGGTCGTATCTTCTAAGGTCTTTTTCTTGATCAGTGTGATTTGTATGATGCTGGCCATGATTGGGCTTTTCGCCTTCGATTCACGCATGGTTATTTATATATGTATTGCTTTGATTGGTTTTGGAAATTCCAATGTCTTTTCCATTATCTTTTCACAAGCGCTGTTGGCTATGCCGGATAAAAAGAATGAAGTGTCAGGACTGATGATCATGGGGCTTTTCGGCGGTACTGTATTCCCGCTTCTAATGGGAATAGCCAGCGATGCGGTAGGACAGACAGGGGCTGTGGCAGTGATGGCTGCAGGCGTGATTTATTTACTTTTTTATACATTGAAAATTAAACATTAA
- a CDS encoding carbohydrate kinase, which yields MNNTIVVGIGEALWDVLPEGKKIGGAPANFAYHVSQFGLDGRAVSAVGEDKLGTEILENFYEKNLHCMIERVPYPTGTVQVELDAEGVPCYDIKEGVAWDNIPYTMALEGLAKQTTAVCFGSLAQRSVVSRETINKFLDAMPKEGTLKVFDINLRQGFYTKEVLCNSFRKCNVLKINDEELVTVSRMFGYPGIDLQDKCWILLAKYNLKMLILTCGVNGSYVFTPGNVSFVETPKVEVADTVGAGDSFTATFVASILKGKTVREAHELAVEVSAFVCTQNGAMPEFPLYLRDKM from the coding sequence ATGAATAATACAATTGTCGTAGGTATAGGAGAAGCACTGTGGGACGTGCTGCCTGAGGGAAAGAAAATTGGAGGTGCTCCAGCTAATTTTGCGTATCACGTATCACAGTTCGGACTTGACGGGCGTGCGGTAAGTGCCGTAGGAGAAGATAAACTGGGTACTGAAATTCTGGAAAACTTCTATGAAAAGAATCTGCATTGTATGATTGAACGTGTGCCGTATCCGACAGGAACCGTACAAGTGGAATTAGATGCGGAAGGGGTTCCCTGCTATGATATTAAAGAAGGTGTGGCATGGGATAATATTCCATATACAATGGCATTGGAAGGGTTGGCCAAGCAGACTACAGCGGTTTGTTTCGGCTCTTTAGCCCAACGTAGTGTCGTTTCCCGCGAAACAATCAACAAGTTTTTGGATGCTATGCCGAAAGAAGGCACATTGAAAGTCTTTGATATTAATCTTCGTCAAGGATTCTATACGAAAGAAGTACTTTGCAACTCTTTCAGGAAATGTAATGTGCTGAAGATAAATGATGAAGAATTGGTGACTGTAAGCCGTATGTTTGGTTATCCGGGTATCGACTTGCAGGATAAATGCTGGATTCTGCTGGCAAAATATAACTTGAAAATGTTGATTCTGACCTGTGGGGTGAATGGCAGCTATGTCTTTACTCCGGGCAATGTGTCTTTTGTAGAAACTCCGAAAGTAGAGGTTGCTGATACGGTAGGTGCAGGGGATTCGTTTACAGCTACATTTGTGGCTTCTATCTTGAAAGGAAAGACGGTACGTGAAGCACATGAACTGGCTGTGGAGGTCTCTGCATTTGTATGTACTCAAAATGGAGCCATGCCTGAATTTCCTCTGTATTTAAGAGATAAAATGTAA